One Oreochromis niloticus isolate F11D_XX linkage group LG16, O_niloticus_UMD_NMBU, whole genome shotgun sequence genomic window carries:
- the LOC112844098 gene encoding collagen alpha-3(VI) chain-like: MRVTPLTPTVTVQQRSSRKFYLNTYTTKREVLDSVRGLRHKGGRPLNTGAALRYLRDNVFTASAGSRRPEGVPQLGVLTIAIGTRGSDSTELQTITGEPSYALSVSELTDLPKVQQQVESSVEAAVIEVTPELPTVIVSRDRKDIVFLLDGSDGTRNGFPAMRDFVERVVEKLNVGENKDHVSVVQYSREPEVQFYLNTYTTGEDVVDSVRGLRHRGGRPLNTGAALQYVRDNVFTNSSGSRRLQGVPQILILLTGGRSFDNVDSPASALKQQGIYVIGIGTRTSDARELQKISYEPSYALPVSEFTDLPSVQEKLSSVMSTVIVRATPMTPTVTVVRQPAGKDVVFLLDGSDATRSGFPAMRDFVQKQVETLSVDDGKDRVSVVQYSSDPAVEFYLNTYTTKREVLDSVRGLRHKGGRPLNTGAALRYLRDNVFTASAGSRRPEGVPQVLILITGGRSFDSIDEPASALKQLGVLTIAIGTRGSDSTELQTITGEPSYALSVSELTDLPKVQQQVESSVEAAVIEVTPELPTVIVSRDRKDIVFLLDGSDGTRNGFPAMRDFVERVVEKLNVGENKDHVSVVQYSREPEVQFYLNTYTTGEDVVDSVRGLRHRGGRPLNTGAALQYVRDNVFTNSSGSRRLQGVPQILILLTGGRSFDNVDSPASALKQQGIYVIGIGTRTSDARELQKISYEPSYALPVSEFTDLPSVQEKLSSVMSTVIVRATPMTPTVTVVRPPAGKDVVFLLDGSDTTRTGFPAMRDFVQKQVETLSVDDGKDRVSVVQYSSDPAVQFYLNTYTTKREVLDSVRGLRHKGGRPLNTGAALRYLRDNVFTASAGSRRPEGVPQVLILITGGRSFDSIDEPASALKQLGVLTIAIGTRGSDPRELQTITGEPSHAVSVSDFTDLPNVQEQLSSVMSTVLMRVTPLSPTVTVVRQPAGKDVVFLLDASDATRTGFPAMRDFVQKQVETLSVDDGKDRVSVVQYSSDPAVQFYLNTYTTKREVLDSVRGLRHKGGRPLNTGAALRYLRDNVFTASSGSRRPEGVPQVLILITGGRSFDSIDEPASALKQLGVLTIAIGTRGSDPRELETITGEPSHAVSVSDFTDLPNVQEQLSSVMSTVLMRVTPLTPTVTGKNMSHLQIPVSW, translated from the exons ATGAGGGTCACACCTTTGACCCCAACAGTGACTG TACAGCAGCGATCCAGCCGTAAGTTCTATCTGAACACTTACACCACAAAAAGAGAGGTCCTTGACAGTGTCAGAGGTTTGAGGCACAAAGGCGGACGACCCCTCAACACTGGAGCAGCTCTCCGGTACTTGAGGGATAACGTCTTCACGGCCTCTGCCGGAAGCAGGCGTCCCGAAGGAGTTCCGCAG CTGGGTGTCTTGACCATTGCAATTGGAACCCGAGGCTCTGACAGCACAGAACTTCAGACCATAACTGGCGAGCCCAGTTATGCTCTATCTGTGTCTGAACTGACTGACCTACCCAAAGTGCAACAGCAAGTTGAGTCCTCTGTggaagctgcagttattgaagTCACCCCAGAATTACCAACCGTAATTG TTTCACGTGACAGAAAAGATATCGTATTCCTTCTGGATGGTTCTGATGGCACAAGGAATGGCTTCCCTGCCATGCGTGATTTTGTAGAGAGAGTGGTGGAGAAACTCAATGTGGGagaaaacaaagaccatgtCTCTGTGGTCCAGTACAGCAGAGAACCAGAGGTCCAGTTCTATCTGAACACATATACCACAGGGGAGGATGTGGTGGACTCGGTCAGAGGGCTTAGACACAGAGGAGGAAGACCCCTAAACACCGGGGCAGCTCTCCAATACGTCAGAGACAACGTCTTTACAAACTCCTCTGGGAGTAGACGCCTGCAGGGTGTCCCACAGATATTGATCTTGCTAACTGGGGGAAGGTCTTTTGACAATGTAGATAGCCCAGCCTCAGCTCTCAAACAGCAGGGCATTTATGTGATTGGCATCGGAACTAGGACCTCAGATGCTAGAGAGCTGCAGAAAATATCATATGAGCCCAGTTATGCTCTGCCAGTGTCCGAGTTCACTGACCTTCCCAGTGTCCAAGAAAAGCTCTCTTCTGTAATGAGCACAGTGATAGTGAGGGCCACGCCCATGACACCAACAGTGACCG TGGTCAGACAGCCAGCAGGAAAGGATGTGGTGTTTTTGCTGGATGGATCTGATGCTACTAGAAGTGGATTCCCAGCTATGAgagactttgtccaaaaacaagTAGAGACACTCAGTGTGGATGATGGCAAAGACCGTGTGTCGGTTGTTCAGTACAGCAGCGATCCAGCCGTAGAGTTCTATCTGAACACTTACACCACAAAAAGAGAGGTCCTTGACAGTGTCAGAGGTTTGAGGCACAAAGGCGGACGACCCCTCAACACTGGAGCAGCTCTCCGGTACTTGAGGGATAACGTCTTCACGGCCTCTGCCGGAAGCAGGCGTCCCGAAGGAGTTCCGCAGGTCCTAATATTGATCACTGGTGGAAGATCATTTGACAGTATTGATGAACCAGCCTCTGCTCTCAAACAGCTGGGTGTCTTGACCATTGCAATTGGAACCCGAGGCTCTGACAGCACAGAACTTCAGACCATAACTGGCGAGCCCAGTTATGCTCTATCTGTGTCTGAACTGACTGACCTACCCAAAGTGCAACAGCAAGTTGAGTCCTCTGTggaagctgcagttattgaagTCACCCCAGAATTACCAACCGTAATTG TTTCACGTGACAGAAAAGATATCGTATTCCTTCTGGATGGTTCTGATGGCACAAGGAATGGCTTCCCTGCCATGCGTGATTTTGTAGAGAGAGTGGTGGAGAAACTCAATGTGGGagaaaacaaagaccatgtCTCTGTGGTCCAGTACAGCAGAGAACCAGAGGTCCAGTTCTATCTGAACACATATACCACAGGGGAGGATGTGGTGGACTCGGTCAGAGGGCTTAGACACAGAGGAGGAAGACCCCTAAACACCGGGGCAGCTCTCCAATACGTCAGAGACAACGTCTTTACAAACTCCTCTGGGAGTAGACGCCTGCAGGGTGTCCCACAGATATTGATCTTGCTAACTGGGGGAAGGTCTTTTGACAATGTAGATAGCCCAGCCTCAGCTCTCAAACAGCAGGGCATTTATGTGATTGGCATCGGAACTAGGACCTCAGATGCTAGAGAGCTGCAGAAAATATCATATGAGCCCAGTTATGCTCTGCCAGTGTCCGAGTTCACTGACCTTCCCAGTGTCCAAGAAAAGCTCTCTTCTGTAATGAGCACAGTGATAGTGAGGGCCACGCCCATGACACCAACAGTGACCG TGGTCAGACCGCCAGCAGGAAAGGATGTGGTGTTTTTGCTGGATGGATCTGATACTACTAGAACTGGATTCCCAGCTATGAgagactttgtccaaaaacaagTAGAGACACTCAGTGTGGATGATGGCAAAGACCGTGTGTCGGTTGTTCAGTACAGCAGCGATCCAGCCGTCCAGTTCTATCTGAACACTTACACCACAAAAAGAGAGGTCCTTGACAGTGTCAGAGGTTTGAGGCACAAAGGCGGACGACCCCTCAACACTGGAGCAGCTCTCCGGTACTTGAGGGATAACGTCTTCACGGCCTCTGCCGGAAGCAGGCGGCCCGAAGGAGTTCCACAGGTCCTAATATTGATCACTGGTGGAAGATCATTTGACAGTATTGATGAACCGGCCTCTGCTCTCAAACAGCTGGGTGTCTTGACCATTGCAATTGGAACCCGAGGCTCTGACCCTAGAGAACTTCAGACCATAACTGGCGAGCCCAGTCATGCTGTATCTGTGTCTGACTTCACTGACCTTCCCAATGTTCAAGAACAGCTCTCCTCTGTAATGAGCACAGTGCTAATGAGGGTCACACCTTTATCCCCAACAGTGACTG TGGTCAGACAGCCAGCAGGAAAGGATGTGGTGTTTTTGCTGGATGCATCTGATGCTACTAGAACTGGATTCCCAGCTATGAgagactttgtccaaaaacaagTAGAGACACTCAGTGTGGATGATGGCAAAGACCGTGTGTCGGTTGTTCAGTACAGCAGCGATCCAGCCGTCCAGTTCTATCTGAACACTTACACCACAAAAAGAGAGGTCCTTGACAGTGTCAGAGGTTTGAGGCACAAAGGCGGACGACCCCTCAACACTGGAGCAGCTCTCCGGTACTTGAGGGATAACGTCTTCACGGCGTCTTCCGGAAGCAGGCGGCCCGAAGGAGTTCCGCAGGTCCTAATATTGATCACTGGTGGAAGATCATTTGACAGTATTGATGAACCGGCCTCTGCTCTCAAACAGCTGGGTGTCTTGACCATTGCAATTGGAACCCGAGGCTCTGACCCCAGAGAACTTGAGACAATAACTGGCGAGCCCAGTCATGCTGTATCTGTGTCTGACTTCACTGACCTTCCCAATGTTCAAGAACAGCTCTCCTCTGTAATGAGCACAGTGCTAATGAGGGTCACACCTTTGACCCCAACAGTGACTGGTAAGAACATGAGCCATCTTCAAATTCCAGTGTCATGGTAG